The following are encoded together in the Perca fluviatilis chromosome 23, GENO_Pfluv_1.0, whole genome shotgun sequence genome:
- the sypl1 gene encoding synaptophysin-like protein 1: MMTGFRLNLSPLKEPLGFVKLVEWLTAIFAFGCCSGYSGKNIISLFCGDGTNETLIANFHYPFRLSQVPLIEGNATVCNHSVTTTHMVGDSASSVEFFVGIAIVCFLYSMVALLVYLGYMHVYKDSDFGPIFDFLITAILVFLWLVCSSAWAKGLQNVKDATDTGGISATLEVCKGSNITCEVTEFASLRTLNISVVFGYLNMFVWAGNAWFVYKETRWHSQKFSSQPGPGRQQVPAPI, encoded by the exons ATGATGACCGGATTTCGGCTGAACTTGTCGCCGCTGAAGGAGCCTCTGGGCTTCGTCAAACTGGTGGAGTGG CTCACGGCCATATTTGCTTTCGGATGCTGTAGCGGATACTCAGGGAAGAACATCATATCTCTCTTCTGCGGCGATGGCACGAATGAAACTCTCATTGCCAACTTTCACTACCCATTTAG GTTAAGCCAGGTCCCGCTCATCGAGGGAAACGCCACTGTGTGTAACCACTCTGTCACAACGACCCACATGGTGGGAGACTCAGCCTCCTCAGTGGAGTTCTTTGTGGGCATCGCCATCGTCTGCTTTCTGTATAGTATGGTGGCTCTTTTGGtatatttaggctacatgcACGTCTACAAGGACTCTGACTTTGGACCCATTTTT GACTTTCTGATCACAGCGATCCTGGTCTTTCTGTGGCTGGTGTGTTCATCAGCCTGGGCAAAGGGCCTGCAGAATGTGAAGGATGCCACGGACACCGGAGGCATCAGCGCCACACTGGAAGTCTGCAAGGGGAGCAACATCACCTGTGAGGTCACTGAGTTCGCCAGCCTGCGGACCCTCAACATCTCTGTG GTGTTTGGCTACCTTAACATGTTTGTGTGGGCAGGCAACGCTTGGTTTGTGTACAAGGAGACCCGTTGGCATTCCCAGAAATTCTCTTCTCAGCCTGGACCTGGAAGGCAACAGGTCCCTGCACCCATCTAA